The genomic window GGGGTGATATCTACTCCATGGCCGGGTGACCCGTTCCATTTGTGAGTAAAGGCTCCAATGTTTGAAAAACATTCTGAGCCACAATGGTATAGCCTTCTGCCGTAGGATGAACTCCATCCGCCTGATTTAAACCAGGTTGAGCAGCCACTCCTTCTAATAAAAATGGAATCAGTGGAAGACTCAATTCCTTGGCCAGCCGTTTATACATGTCGAAAAACTCTCCCGTGTAGGCTTCGCCATAATTTGGCGGAATGCGCATACCCGCTAAAATGACCATCACCCCTGCATTCTTGAACCGGTCAATGATGCTACGAAGATTTGCATAGGTCTGTTCCAGCGGTAAGCCCCGGAGACCATCATTCACTCCCAATTCTAAGATGACAACCGTCGGCTGATTTTTTAAAATCCACTCTACCCGTCGCAATCCTCCCGCTGAGGTGTCTCCGCTAACCCCCGCATTAACCACCTCATAGTGAAATCCACGTTCCTGTAAATGTTTTTCCAATTGAGCCGGATAGGACTCCTCCGATGACACACCCAATCCAGCCGTTAAGCTATCACCAAAGGCTACGATTTTAGGCAGGGTTTTGTTCTTTCGCACCAATGGCCCGGATAAAGACGTTTCGACCGGAATTTGGTCACGAGAGTCTGACAAGTCGGAACTGGGATTCATGGACTCTGATAGACCGGGTGAGGCACTCTCTTCAGGACCACACCCCCAGATACCCAGACAGAAGAATACGAGGACTGATAGGATACATGTATGCATAATAGCTGGGTAAGATTTCCTAACTTTATTATTCACCATTTGAACCCGTTTGTGTAATCAACGTGAAGGTTCCTTCATTCTCTACGTCGCTTTCGCCCTCTTTGACCTCCCAAACTCCAATATCCCGGCTTCTCATTTCCGTCAATCATCTTGGAATGCAGCTTCGGGCGGGCACCCAGGTCGTGAAGATTTTACAGGACATTTCCTTCGAGGTCTTTACTAATCAGGTGGTGGCTATTGTCGGACCGTCTGGAAGCGGTAAATCAACTCTCCTGGGATTGCTTGCAGGCCTCGACCGACCAACACAGGGGTCTATCCGCATTCACCAGACCGACATCACGACCTTAAGCGAGACCGAAATGGCGCACTTTCGACGCAAGCACATCGGCTATGTGTTTCAAGCCTTTCATCTCATTCCCACTTTGACGGCACTGGAAAATGTGGCACTACCTTTAGAATTGCAAGGAATAACCACGGGCACATTACGAGCCAAAACCCTTTTACAATCCGTCGGATTAGAACATCGTCTTCACCATTATCCCGTTCAACTCTCTGGTGGCGAACAGCAACGAGTGGCCTTGGCCCGAGCCTTTATTGTCCGCCCTCCCCTTCTGCTTGCCGACGAACCCACCGGCAATCTGGATAGCTCAACCGGTGCCATGGTCATTGATCTGCTGTGGGAACTTCATCAGCAACACGGCAGCACTCTCGTCCTAGTCACTCACGACATGTCATTGGCCGCTCGCGCACAACGTATCCTAACCTTGCGGGATGGAGCAATGGTGAACGAGACGGCCCCTCCGCTGTTATCCTCCGGCTCAGAGACATGATTTCCGTTTCTGTCAAACTCTCCTGGCGGGAAATCCAGAGCGCCTGGTCTCGTTTCCTCTTTTTATTTCTCTGCATTGCACTCGGTGTCGGCGCCATTGTGGCAGTGGACCTGTTTGCCGTGAATGTCGCACAAGTCATTCTGGGGGACACCCGTGCTCTGTTAGGCGGTGATGTCGAGCTATCATGGCGGCGGGCGATTTCAGACAAGGGCCGTCAGGTGCTGGACTCCCTCACTGAACGTGACATCGTTCTCTCCCATGTGACTGAAATCGCCGCAATGGCGACGGTGAACAATCCTGGCTCCCAAGCGCCCCTCCCCCAAATGGCTTCTCAATTGGTAGAACTCAAGGCCATCGATTCGACCTATCCTCTCTATGGTCGGTTGGTAGCGGAGCCTGATCTCCCGACAGCGCAACTGCTGGATTCGATTCAATCCGGTTGTGGTCGTACGCCGTGCTTTGGAGCACTTGTCCAGGAATCCCTGCTGATCCGGCTCAATCTGACCGTTGGCAGCGAGCTGCAGATTGGCCAAGGAAACTTTCTTATTACCGCCGTACTAAAAAAAGAACCCGACAAAATTGCCAATGGATTTAGTTTGGGCCCCCGGGTCATGATTTCCCAGGACGCGCTCAAGGCCACCGCATTGATCCAGACCGGAAGCCGAATTCAGGAACGCTATCGTCTGTCCATATCCAACTCCACCTCTCTTGAGCTCTTGATGGGTGAGTTACGCGGGCGCCTCAGCCAGGAAGGGGCCCAGGTCACCTCATTTCGCGATGCCCAGCCACGACTCCGCCGGTTCCTTGACCAATTAAATCTCTATCTTGGGCTTATCGGGTTTACGATCTTATTGGTCGGTGGGATCGGAGTAGCTTGCACGATTCAAGGCTTCCTCACACAAAAAATACCCATTATTGCCACACTCAAAACACTGGGAGCGGATTCTTCACAAATCATTCGCCTCTACCTCACGCAAAGCCTCATCCTGGGAGGGATCGGTAGTCTTCTTGGGGTCATAGTGGGCGTAGTGCTCCATCGAGGCTTACCGCTATTGCTTCAAGGCATTATCCCTGAAACCATGCACATGAATCCCACTGTTGCTCCTATCCTGCGTGGGATCGTTCTCGGCATCCTCACCACGCTGGCCTTCTCACTCTGGCCTCTGTTGGCCATCCGTCATGTCTCTCCGGCATTGGTGTATCGACAAGCAGTAAACCACTCTCAAGCTATGGCCAGCACCCAATCCAGATTAACCCGATGGCGAACCATCCTGAAGCATTGGTGGAATGACCGGGCACAGGTCGTGGTCAGCATCAGCATGATGGTGGGCGTGACCGGCCTGGCTATGTGGCAAGCCCACTCACTGACTCTCGGTTTATTTTTTTCCGTTGCCTGTGCGGTGGCAGTTCTCCTCCTCATCGGAGGCACTGGAGTGCTCTATAGCGTTCTCCGGCATGTGCCGATTCCTCAACGGTATTTGTTGCGTCATGCGGTGAGGAATCTGCAACGGCCTGGAAATTTCACCAAAGCCATGACGTTGGCCATTGGAATTGGTGTCATGCTTTTAACCACGCTAACCATTGTGCAACGATCCTTACTTGATCTGATAGGAAACCAGATACCCTCCCAGGCTCCTTCGTTTTTTTTCATAGACATCCAACCGGACCAACATACCCAATTTGTGGACGTGCTCCAACAACAATTCCCGGATTCACCGTATAATTTGGTTCCTGTCGTGAGGTCTCGTCTCACGGCCATCAACGGAAAACCCATCGATCCTGAAGAGCATAAAGGCCAACGAAACGGATGGTATTTCACCAGGGAATACGTCTTGACGACATCCCGGGATCTTCCAAAAGATAACGTCCTCACCGAGGGGCAATGGTGGGATCACGCCAAGCAACCAGGCTCGGATGAAGCAATGAGAACGCCTTCAGATTTCCCCCTGGTCTCAGTGGAGGAAGACGCCGCAAAAAACCTGGGGCTCACCCTGGGCTCAACCCTGACGTTGGACATTCAAGGGGTGCCACTTGTCGCAAAAGTGAGCAGTCTTCGGCAGGTCGATTGGGGAAGTTTTTCCATAAATTTTTTCATGATCCTTCAGCCCGGCTCTTTTGACGGCGCCCCGTTCACCTACATCGCCACAACCAGAGTGCCCACAACCCTCGAGATCCCCTTACAGCAAGCCATTGTCGCCGCCCTGCCCAATGTGACAGCCATTAAGGTGGGAGATGTGCTGGAGAGTATTAGTCGGATCTTTCGCCAATTGGCCCTGGGAATCCAAGCCTTGGCCCTTCTCTGTCTGGTCACCGGCGCCATAGTCATGATTACGGCGATTTCAATCAACCGGTACCGGCGTCTTCATGAATTGGCAATCGTGAAAGCCCTGGGAGCAAGTCGCGGGCTACTAGTATTTTCGCTGGGGGTGGAATTCGGTGTCATTGGAGCCTTTGCAGGATTGGTTGGACTTGGATTGGGGTGCCTCCTCTCCTGGTCTCTCCTGTACTTCTTTTTTGACCTCACCTGGACCTTCGATCTCATCATATTGAGCACAGGTTTGCTGTTGACAATTCTGCTATGCCTCGCGACAGGCTTTCTCGGAACTTACCGGTTGCTGGGCTTTCCTCCTCTGTCCGTCCTCCGTCAAGAATAGTCAGGGGCTGTTGAAAAAGTCCGCCAACTGCGTTCTCAGCCCTTTGTCGTGTTCACGTAACAACCGACAACATGTACGTTCCACGCGCCAAATGGCCTGCGGACTTGCTGGCCGAATCTTTTTGAACAGCCCCCAAGAAGATGCCGGCATTTCCTCATCCCGATGAACCAAGATTAACTGACCGTGTGCAAATTTCGAATGTTCAACAAGCCTCTTTCGCCAAAGCCCAATCCCTGAACCTCACAAGTGCCCATTTAATCCTTGATCCCCTCCCCGATGTTATCCATTTAGATACAGACTGTATGCTGTTGAATAACAACCTGTCCCACAACTGATGGCCTAATACCTCAGCCTCTTTACATTTTTTAAAGAATTTCAAAACCCATTATAAAAATTTTTCCCTCCATTCAACAGTATTTCAAGGAGTTATATGCATGAGATCCATAAAGGATCATTTTATTCCATTTTGGGTACGTTCTTTGCTTTTTAAAATGGCAAACCTCAAAAATTTTGAGAAAAGCCATGGAAATTATTTTAGCCATCTGTGTCACGGGTCTTGGAATCTTCGGAGGAATGCTCGTCATTTGGAATGGTCAGAACCCTGTCCCTTCTAAGGCACCTGGCACTTCCCATACACGTTAGAGAGATGGCCAAAACAACACAGATCTGTGCGTACCCGAGAGTTGTTCATGAGCCTTCTTTGAGTGATGTTACCAACGGCGAATCAACCTTGAAGGGGCTCGATCCATCAGGATGGTGGATTCAGTCATAGGGTAAAAAGGAGACCTTGATGTCAAAAAACATACTCATTATTGATGATGATGAAATGAGTCGCAGATTGCTCCGGATGGTCCTGGAATATGATGGATGTCAGTGCGTGGAAGCCGAAAACGGAGCCAAAGGGTTATCACTGCTTGAATCAAAATCATTTGACGTTGTGATTCTGGATAATGCGATGCCCGTCATGACCGGCATGGATTTTTTGGACCAATTACGGCATATTCCACACAAACCGGACATCCCTATCATTATGGTGACCGGTTTCCTCAACGCCGTCGTCCGCGAAAACGCCACCCGCTTAGGAGCCTATGCGATTATTGGTAAACCGTACGATTTTGGGGAATTACGGGCCATTGTCACTCAATTATGTCCTTCTGCCGGTTCCCCACAACCCCATTCCTTCGTGGTGGCCAACATG from Nitrospiraceae bacterium includes these protein-coding regions:
- a CDS encoding response regulator — its product is MSKNILIIDDDEMSRRLLRMVLEYDGCQCVEAENGAKGLSLLESKSFDVVILDNAMPVMTGMDFLDQLRHIPHKPDIPIIMVTGFLNAVVRENATRLGAYAIIGKPYDFGELRAIVTQLCPSAGSPQPHSFVVANMSQTYSPPPA
- a CDS encoding ABC transporter ATP-binding protein translates to MQLRAGTQVVKILQDISFEVFTNQVVAIVGPSGSGKSTLLGLLAGLDRPTQGSIRIHQTDITTLSETEMAHFRRKHIGYVFQAFHLIPTLTALENVALPLELQGITTGTLRAKTLLQSVGLEHRLHHYPVQLSGGEQQRVALARAFIVRPPLLLADEPTGNLDSSTGAMVIDLLWELHQQHGSTLVLVTHDMSLAARAQRILTLRDGAMVNETAPPLLSSGSET
- a CDS encoding arylesterase; this translates as MHTCILSVLVFFCLGIWGCGPEESASPGLSESMNPSSDLSDSRDQIPVETSLSGPLVRKNKTLPKIVAFGDSLTAGLGVSSEESYPAQLEKHLQERGFHYEVVNAGVSGDTSAGGLRRVEWILKNQPTVVILELGVNDGLRGLPLEQTYANLRSIIDRFKNAGVMVILAGMRIPPNYGEAYTGEFFDMYKRLAKELSLPLIPFLLEGVAAQPGLNQADGVHPTAEGYTIVAQNVFQTLEPLLTNGTGHPAME
- a CDS encoding FtsX-like permease family protein, which translates into the protein MISVSVKLSWREIQSAWSRFLFLFLCIALGVGAIVAVDLFAVNVAQVILGDTRALLGGDVELSWRRAISDKGRQVLDSLTERDIVLSHVTEIAAMATVNNPGSQAPLPQMASQLVELKAIDSTYPLYGRLVAEPDLPTAQLLDSIQSGCGRTPCFGALVQESLLIRLNLTVGSELQIGQGNFLITAVLKKEPDKIANGFSLGPRVMISQDALKATALIQTGSRIQERYRLSISNSTSLELLMGELRGRLSQEGAQVTSFRDAQPRLRRFLDQLNLYLGLIGFTILLVGGIGVACTIQGFLTQKIPIIATLKTLGADSSQIIRLYLTQSLILGGIGSLLGVIVGVVLHRGLPLLLQGIIPETMHMNPTVAPILRGIVLGILTTLAFSLWPLLAIRHVSPALVYRQAVNHSQAMASTQSRLTRWRTILKHWWNDRAQVVVSISMMVGVTGLAMWQAHSLTLGLFFSVACAVAVLLLIGGTGVLYSVLRHVPIPQRYLLRHAVRNLQRPGNFTKAMTLAIGIGVMLLTTLTIVQRSLLDLIGNQIPSQAPSFFFIDIQPDQHTQFVDVLQQQFPDSPYNLVPVVRSRLTAINGKPIDPEEHKGQRNGWYFTREYVLTTSRDLPKDNVLTEGQWWDHAKQPGSDEAMRTPSDFPLVSVEEDAAKNLGLTLGSTLTLDIQGVPLVAKVSSLRQVDWGSFSINFFMILQPGSFDGAPFTYIATTRVPTTLEIPLQQAIVAALPNVTAIKVGDVLESISRIFRQLALGIQALALLCLVTGAIVMITAISINRYRRLHELAIVKALGASRGLLVFSLGVEFGVIGAFAGLVGLGLGCLLSWSLLYFFFDLTWTFDLIILSTGLLLTILLCLATGFLGTYRLLGFPPLSVLRQE